Below is a genomic region from Delftia tsuruhatensis.
CAACGTGCTCTTTGCCGATCCGAATGCAGGCGGCCTGGGCTACGTGGACGCGGGCCACCAGGGCCTGGACCGGCTCACGCCCCGGCCCAAGGTGCTGAGCTACTACCAGGCGCTGGGCGACTGGCCCGACGGGCGCGCGCAACTGCTGGGCCAGCCCTTCGGCATCTGGCGGGACCGCATCGTCGGCAGCCTGCTCGTGCCCCATCCCGACCTGCTTTACAAGGCCACGCGCATGGAAATCACGCGCTACGGCCATGCCATGGCCATTCCCCGGCCTGGCGACCAGCAACTGCTCAGCCAGGTGGCGCTGCAGTCGCGCCACCGGGGCCGCAGCGCGCAGTGCGCTGGCGAGCGCGTGGCCCTGCTGCCCACGCCGGGCACGCGCCGCCTGTGGTTCGCGCATTCCGACTGGGCTGGCTACTCGGTGCTGGAAGAGGCCTTCACGCGCGGCCACCATGCGGGCCTGTGGGCCGGCGCCTGATCCCTTCACCGACCCCTTCCGTGGATTCCTGATCGCCGGCCAGGCTGCCGCCGGTTCGTCGCTGGCCGCGTCCGCCAGCGGGTTTGCCCCTGTCCGTGTGCCGCAGATGCCTGGCTATAGTTCTATTTTATGGATATTTATTCTGTCAGATAGAACTATGAAAGAAGGCACGCAACGCACATGGGCAACTATCTACCGGTGAGGCCGGATTGGCTGGGCCTGCATGAGGAGGAGATCCTTGAGCCATCGCTGGCCATCGTCGATGCCCACCACCATTTCTACGATCGACCGGGCTGGCGCTACATGGCGGATGAATACCTGGCCGACGCGGGCTCGGGCCACAGGGTCCGGGCCTCGGTCTACATGCAGGCGCTGACGCACTACCGCACTGCCAGCCCGCAGGCGATGCAGCCGGTGGGCGAGACCGAGTTCGTGGTGCAGGCGGCGCAGGGCGTGCAGGATGTGCAAGAGCACAGGCAAGGCCATGCGGCCTGCGCCCTGGCGCAGGGCATCGTCGGATATGCGGACCTGCGCGCCGGTGCGGCGGTGCGCGAAGTGCTGCTGGCCCATCTGGAGGCCGGCAAGGGGCGCTTTCGCGGCATCCGGCACCTGGCGACCTGGGACGCGGACAGTTCCCTGGTCAATCCCCTGACCGCCGCGCCCCAGGGCCTGCTGCTGGACCCGGCCTACCGGCGGGGCGTGGCGCAGTTGGCGCCACTGGGGCTTTCCTTCGACGCCTGGCTGCTCTTTCCGCAACTGCCGGAGCTGCTGGACCTGGCACTGGCCTTTCCGCAGACGGCCGTGATCATCAACCACTGCGGGGGCGTGGCCCGCATCGGCGCCTATGAAGGCCGGCATGCCGAGGTGTTCGAGCGCTGGAAGACCTCCATGCAGGCCCTGGCCCGGCTGCCCAATGTGTACGTGAAGCTCGGCGGGCTGGGCATGCGCATCAACGGATTCGGCTTCGAGAAGGCGGACAGGCCTGCGGCCTCGGAGCAACTGGCTGCGGCCTGGAGGCCATGGATGGAGACCTGCATCGAGGCATTCGGCGCCGACCGCTGCATGTTCGAGAGCAATTTTCCGGTGGACAAGGGCTCCTTCAGCTACGCCACCTGCTGGAACGCCTTCAAGCGGCTGGCGGCGGGCGCAAGCGTCGCCGAGCGCCAGGCCCTTTTCGAAGGAACGGCAAGCCGCGTGTACCGGCTGGGCCAGGCGCAGCCCGAATGACGCTGCATCACCGGGGTCCTCTGCCTCGCTTGCCCCATCGACCTCTTTCCATTTGCCCCGCTCATCATTCCAAGGAGACCGCCATGCCATCCCTCATCTCTCGCCGTGCCGTGCTGGCCCTGGCCGGCACAGCCTGCCTCGCCCCCACCTGGGCGGCTGCCCAGGGCAAGCCCGTGACCATCATCGTGCCGTATGCGCCGGGCGGCAGCGCCGATCTGGTGACGCGCGTGATCGCGCAGTTCGCCGCGCCGGGCCTGGGCTCTGCCTTGGTGGTGGACAACCGCACCGGCGGTGGTGGCGTGGTGGGCTGGAGCGCGGCCGCTCGTGCCGCGCCGGACGGCCAGACGCTGCTGACCGTGGAGCTGTCCTATGCCATTGCCGCCGGACTGATGCCCAACCTGCCCTTCGATCCGCGCAAGGCTTTCACCCAGGTCACCACGGCGGTGAAGGTG
It encodes:
- a CDS encoding amidohydrolase family protein; this translates as MGNYLPVRPDWLGLHEEEILEPSLAIVDAHHHFYDRPGWRYMADEYLADAGSGHRVRASVYMQALTHYRTASPQAMQPVGETEFVVQAAQGVQDVQEHRQGHAACALAQGIVGYADLRAGAAVREVLLAHLEAGKGRFRGIRHLATWDADSSLVNPLTAAPQGLLLDPAYRRGVAQLAPLGLSFDAWLLFPQLPELLDLALAFPQTAVIINHCGGVARIGAYEGRHAEVFERWKTSMQALARLPNVYVKLGGLGMRINGFGFEKADRPAASEQLAAAWRPWMETCIEAFGADRCMFESNFPVDKGSFSYATCWNAFKRLAAGASVAERQALFEGTASRVYRLGQAQPE